In a single window of the Branchiostoma floridae strain S238N-H82 chromosome 2, Bfl_VNyyK, whole genome shotgun sequence genome:
- the LOC118410477 gene encoding retinoschisin-like: protein MEKAAATLTASSVHSDCSTEKALLNSHATASGTGWAGAWCASGIHGVHWLQVDLKSLSRIAGVITQGRADGDQWVTSYKLTFSSGGTVWDTYAEEGQDKVFEGNTDRSSPVEHLLVPPVPARFVRFHPLTFYVWPSMRMEVLLCAPECTLWTRWFDRDDTSGTGDAELLSYLRQENPGQICSGPSAIQARVRGTHVQASQTGEQFDSYDKEVGFYCINSDQSDGSCLDYEVRFCCDSGT from the exons ATGGAAAAAGCCGCCGCCACCTTAACAGCATCTTCTGTACACTCTGATTGCTCTACGGAGAAGGCGCTTTTGAACTCGCATGCTACAGCCAGTGGAACTGGGTGGGCAGGAGCATGGTGTGCCTCAGGGATCCACGGAGTTCACTGGCTTCAG GTCGATCTAAAATCACTGTCCAGGATAGCTGGCGTAATCACGCAAGGACGAGCTGACGGGGACCAATGGGTGACCAGCTATAAGCTTACCTTTAGCTCTGGTGGCACCGTTTGGGACACGTACGCTGAAGAAGGACAAGACAAG GTGTTTGAAGGCAACACTGACCGGAGCAGTCCCGTTGAACACCTCCTTGTGCCGCCCGTCCCAGCAAGGTTTGTCCGGTTCCACCCGCTGACGTTTTATGTGTGGCCCAGCATGAGGATGGAAGTACTCCTGTGTGCTCCGg AATGTACCCTTTGGACTCGCTGGTTTGACCGTGACGATACCAGCGGTACCGGCGACGCGGAATTGCTATCCTACCTTCGGCAGGAGAACCCGGGACAAATCTGCTCCGGCCCCTCGGCTATCCAGGCCCGTGTCCGCGGGACACACGTACAGGCCTCCCAGACGGGAGAGCAGTTCGACTCATATGACAAGGAAGTCGGCTTTTATTGCATAAACTCCGACCAAAGCGACGGGTCCTGCTTGGACTATGAAGTGCGCTTCTGCTGTGATTCTGGTACAtga